TGATCACCTTTGCCTTCGTGCTAGTCTTTGCCTTTCCACTGCAtgggtcatgagaggtcagtacagATATAAAAAAAGTATAAGGCAATTGAAAGTGAAGGAATTGttattacccaggagcagtcttgaaagccggcaattgggtctgtgatgagtcgccagaagaagaGCGAGAAGCCTCCTGGTAGTTTGAGTCGGAAGAATTAAGTGGCTGGCGAATGAGACCCGCCAATGGGTAAAAAGAGTTTAAATTTGGAAAGACCTCGTTTCGCCGCTTCTGCGGAGCTGGAGTATTCGGTAAGCCAgaggataattcttcacctcccCTGGTCTGAGTCTATCGCCGTTgctcgtgctgctgttgcttcaaaataaagtgaggatccaaatgagctaaggggtgtgaaaagcatactttccgggttactcatcGAATTTTCTGTCCTGGCAAAGGTGCTaagccggaggaaataatagttacctcttcttcaactgcttggctggcccccgtgtcatcctgataataatcagtgtcaataagatagttgaaaaaggagccaagggagtcaagggctacctccgactcagagctgtCATTCAGTTCAAACATCTCGGAAGCACTTGATTTCTTCTTAGTTTTCTTGGcagttttcttggcggctttcttggcagccctggcctttttggcagcttcatggtcatatttcttTTTTCAAAAATCAGATTCAGCCTGTGAAAGTCATCAAAGCTGAGTTAATAAAGTATTTGAATGATGAGGTAAAAGTAAGTAAGTTGGAAACTCACATCCGGTggtgggttaagtttgcagaaagggttcagactCACTTTGCTACAGTCTTCCGGATCTTCATTCAGAAGGGTCTTTGTCATCTCATTGATTGCCTCGTCAGTTAAACGCACAGAGCtgtggcgcagtggatcctttGTACCACCCGTGtaggtacacattaagccgggtcggcggctcaagggtatgattcgccaAGAAACCCAGCATCGGACCAAGTCAATGCCGGTTAACCCATTTCCCAGCAGAGCCTTGACCTTTGCAATGGTGGGAGCAAGCTTTGCACGTTCAGCAGTGGTAAGCTTTCCAGGAAGACGATGCTTTGGGTCAAGACACTGGACATGATAACCCGGTAGGGGATTCTCGTCAGTcggagaagtatctttgcagtaaaaccatgtctggttccaatctttggggtgacttggcaagcaagcataggggaagatagcatctcttcttcgTTGACTTGAGATTCCCCCAAGTTCCAAGATGGGTCCGTTCGTGaactcgttttggcggttcaaataaaaatattctctaaaGAGTTCAacgctgggctcctcttgaagggacacttcacagaaaacttgaaagttgcagatgtttgacacggaattgggtccgatgtcgtgaggatgaagttgaaagaagtgcagaacatctcggaaaaatttagaacctggcggtgagaagccccgattcatgtgatcagtaaaaacaatgacttcatcatcctttggctgaggtttTTCTTTGTCTGGATTGGGGGCGCGATAATGCATGCCATTTTTTGCTGGCAGATAGCCGATTTTGACAAAGTCTTTGAGCGTATTCTCAGTGATAATGGAGGGAACCCAATTACATGAAGTGACTgtctttggcggcattgtgaagaaagaagcctaaaagaaagaaTTTTTTTGCCGGTTTAAGTTGATTCATTAAGCCGGAAGTAAAATGCTACAGTATGTATTCAGAGTGGcggcttaaatggggcctaatgacatatggctagtaataaccggtgatgtaagccgccatgaccaaGATTGGTATCTATGAAAGAGTGAAATCTGCTAAGTGTTGAATAAACAGGTTTTACAGACTGGAGCAGGTGATTTCGATCTAGCGTTGggtggaaaaagaaaataaattaaagcCTAAATATTGCAGCAGTGGAGGAACTAGCACATTGGCAAGATTTTTGCATCTAAAATGTATATTCAGTGATGTTGGCAAAGGATATAAACAGGTTCTGCATACTTTAAAGGCTAGTGTAGGATCAAAGTAAGGGTTAAACAGAAGCGTGACGAGGAACGATGATGAACTCGTAAGGACTGcagaaaccctaatggagatctatggTGGAGATGATAAGGTGCTTACTGGATCCGATGAGTAATGGAGAGGCGCCGCAGTTTTTCTCTGGtcccgttcaggtcgatgcagcggccatgGTCGAGGAAGACGATGAGCttcgcggcggcggcagtgctcaGGCATGCAGATGCGTCGCGGAGAGAGGTGGAAGACGAGAAGGAAAAGAAGGGAAAATGGAAAGAGGACttcctggccctatttataaggagaaggctaacaggtgggcgcgaaaaacgaggaggccaaagaatgattatccaactaataggacgcctcgatttttgggaggtTATTAAAAGATAAGGATCTGTTAAGATATGCTGGATATTGTGCGAAATCaatgacagatgacgtcatggcggttttcCGTAATTCcaggagatgatgtcatggcgggttagaATGTCTCGCAAAGAACGAACAGAGAAGGATTTTTCGAAGtgttggagattgacatgaacaacttcaaatcaacctggggcctaatgttggggatataactattgggtatgacccacccaggaggagCCGGGTTATCCTAATGGCGGTTCATCAAgacgaagcccatgaagatgttgaagatggtggttcatgaagcAGACTTGTTAAAAGGGCCCAAAGCCCAGGGGCGGCTTAAAAcccataagtgtaaaccgccatatatgtataacTTATCTTGTAAGGCAAGTGTAATCAGTGATCAGGCCAGACACGTTTATGAACCGACCGGGACtttgtaagccgcagggcgtcaacctatgaatataaagggacgacccgacggcagtttagggcaagagacaatagatcgaaagctaggtcaagcgtaatcgctctctggtaatcgagacataagtaataccacctcaaactggattaggcctttaccttcaccgcaaggagccgaaccagtataaactttccGTGTCCTTTgttccgtttaacccctttaagctaaccacgttgcgatggctccacaactaagtcctcacactaggacatctgccgtgacaatttcgTGACAGGAACCCTTCCCGGAGGCTCTTTCTCGGGGATCTTCCCCGGTTTTCTTCTCGGTGTGCCGATGCAACGGTGGTCATGTTTGGCTATTACTAGTCGGCGTGGAAGGCCGGGCCGGAGGCCACCAGCGGGTCGTAGAAGCGGAGTGACGCCCGCGTGGCACCGTGATACTAGATGTCGATGTGGCGGTTAAGGTTGCGGTCTGACATGTTGAAGGCGGCCTGCCTTCTCGGGACCAGgccggagagggagaagaggcgaGGGCGAAGCACGGGCGGAGGCTGAGCCAGGCGACGAAGAGGGCCACGCCAGCCACGAGGATGACGGCGAGGAAGACAGAGCAGAGCGTGCTGCATAAGACGGCCACACAGCTGTCCCTAGTGCGGTGCACGATGCGACGGGCGCGGCTCCCACCTCCTTGTACTGATGTTTGCGGCTGCGACTGCTGCTGCTGAGGCGGCGGCGGCATTCCTGCGTACGTTGCTGCAGTACCTCTCGAGGTCGTATGAATATGGCGGATAGTGATTGATCTCTTAATACTTGGACTGGTTTGGTttgccggaagaagaagaagaagaagaagaagaggaagaatattTGAGACATGGacgtgctgttgctgctgctgccttGTTTTGGTGTATGTATGGATCAAAGCAAAGTATAAAACAACGGAACAACACCGCAAGGCAAGGAATAAATAATATGCTTGCGTTGCCATTGCGAGTTGCCACTCACCTCAAGGAGTATAATCGACCGGACCCCCTGTGCTGTGCATGCATAAAGATGTACCACCTTAAAGATACACAATACAACTTGGCATACAAACCAAACCACAATATATTACAATACATAGACCATAAATGTTCGACTATTACAACATACGTACGCGAGGCATAGGGAGACACATCTCCTGCGTCAACTTATGTACATTATTTATCGAACATCATGTCATCAACCTTGGATAGTAGCAGCGAAAATACTACAAAAGCCTCAACATCATCCCATCTTGACTCCTCAAGTAGCCTAGAAGTTCAAAAGGAGGCAtgatctctccccccccccccccccccccccccccacacacacatacacacatcaaCCTCCTGTTATAACCTTGTTGTCCCCAGATACAATATGGTTCCTCCCAGATACAGAATTGTTGCTCCCAAATACTACATTGTTACTCCCAGATACGACATGGTAAATCCCAGATACGTTATTGTAGCTCCCGGATACGAAACTGTTTCTCCCAGTTATGCCATGCCTGCTCCCAGATACGACATGCTTACTCCCAGATACGACATGGTTGTTCCCAGATACGGTGTTTTCATTTCCGGATATGGTGTTTTCATCCCCAAATATGACAGTGTTGTCGTTCCCACATATAACATTCTTGCTCCCAGATCTCACAATGTTGTTGATCCCTGTTATGACATTTGGGAGCTCGTTAAGTCGTCGTCCGAGTGTGATTCTGTTATGCTTCACATACAACGGCATGTTAGCGAAAACCATGCCTTGTGAACGCCCATCAGGGGCGAGCCCCTTTAGCAGTGCCAAACTCTTAGGTGCATCGCCAACCAATAAATTGTTTGAGAGATCCAAGTAGCAAAGGTGGTGAAGCTCACCAATCCATGATGGGATGGTGCCCACCAATTGGTTGCCGGACAAATCAAGCACCTCCATTTTCTTGCATTGAAACAACCATTTCGGAACCCTGCCCTTGAGAGCACAATCACCAAGGGCCAGCACCTCGAGGCTCTTGAACCCGCCAATAATACCATCGCCTAGTAGCTCCTCACCACCGAAATTCTTGGTGAGAATCAGCGTGGTGAGGTTCTGGCACCCACACAACACGGTGAGTACCCCTGAGATGTTTTGAAAGTTGTTGGAGCCAAGATCGAGCTCCTTGAGCCGCGCAAGGCCTGCGAGGGAGGTTCCTGGAATGGGCCCCACAAGGCCGCGCTTGGGGAGGCGCAGTGCCATGACACGGCCACTGGCGGCATCGCAGCTCACACCTTCCCAGCTGCAGCATGCGGTGCCGAACCACGTGGCCTGGAGGAGGACACCCCCGCCGCTGAGGTTCCTAACAAAGTCCTGCAGCGCACGGAGGTCGTCGGGGTGGCACGAAGTCGCGTGCGCCTCGGGCAAGAGaaatgccaagaagaagatggggaGGAGCAGTAGGCAGCATTTGGCCATGGGATTCATTGAGGTCGAGTGAGTGATTGGCAAGTGCTCCCTCTTGGTGTTGTACAAACTGCTAGGGTGATGATGGTGTCTTATAGGGTGTGCGTTGCAGCAAGTGGTAGTGAGTGGCCAGGCCACGTACTACAAGTAAGTGCCCGCCACACTTAATTTTGATTTTGGTGCTTGAAGATCTTTATCGACTCTTGAGTGAAGATCGTCATCCTCATCTAGCTTGTAGAGTACTTTACTTGTCGTGACCCATTCATGTTTGTGGACTCTTCTTCTTATCTTAAGCTGGCCGACCACAGATGCAAGGATTTTGTTTTCCTTCAAATTGAAATTATTAAAGTGCGAGATAAATAGATTGAAGAGCTAAGACTACCGAGAATTAGCAGTCGACTCCGTTCGATTGTGGCTGTCCAGAGCACATGTCTGTGTCTGTGTTTTTTTGTTTCCGTTTAACTGAGCTAGACTTAggcttttatttattttgtttttgggTCTGTTTAAGACTCAGTCGGCTCTCGTCGCTGGTTTGTGATTTTTCTTTGTTGGGCTTTTTGTACGAAATCACAAATTaaagagtactcgttgcaaagaacactccatcttcccaggtcacgacaag
This window of the Triticum aestivum cultivar Chinese Spring chromosome 5D, IWGSC CS RefSeq v2.1, whole genome shotgun sequence genome carries:
- the LOC123126316 gene encoding phytosulfokine receptor 2, which translates into the protein MNPMAKCCLLLLPIFFLAFLLPEAHATSCHPDDLRALQDFVRNLSGGGVLLQATWFGTACCSWEGVSCDAASGRVMALRLPKRGLVGPIPGTSLAGLARLKELDLGSNNFQNISGVLTVLCGCQNLTTLILTKNFGGEELLGDGIIGGFKSLEVLALGDCALKGRVPKWLFQCKKMEVLDLSGNQLVGTIPSWIGELHHLCYLDLSNNLLVGDAPKSLALLKGLAPDGRSQGMVFANMPLYVKHNRITLGRRLNELPNVITGINNIVRSGSKNVICGNDNTVIFGDENTISGNENTVSGNNHVVSGSKHVVSGSRHGITGRNSFVSGSYNNVSGIYHVVSGSNNVVFGSNNSVSGRNHIVSGDNKVITGG